A single genomic interval of Aureliella helgolandensis harbors:
- a CDS encoding IS1182 family transposase — MNTQKPSQLARVSRPHRIQVEMHMLSLEDMLPRDHRARIVWSFVKTLDLEPLYEKIVVTKSTVGRNSIAPEILVSLWLLATLDGIGTARELGRRCETDIAYLWTLGNVTVNYHTLSDFRVENGAFLEKTLVDTVASLVAQGLVPLETIAQDGMRVRASAGSSSFRRKPTLESLQQQAQAHVDRLKKESENESDRSDGDARRQAAVERASRERQERLDEALRQFEELSKQRESRRKGDGEKTRVSTTDPDARNMKMANGGFDPAFNVQFATDADSRVIVAVDVINSGTDSGQMAPMHEKVCSTYDKTPKTQLVDSAYATKGDVKTVESKGTEVVSTIPRGSVLESKGKDPHAQQPGESDEYTAFRARMAKEEYKELYKTRPSVAEFPNADCRNRNLRQFKVRGLVKVKAVALWHAVAFNFTRMVNLGALAS; from the coding sequence ATGAATACTCAAAAACCATCGCAGCTTGCTCGTGTTTCCCGCCCCCATCGTATTCAAGTGGAAATGCACATGCTTTCACTTGAAGATATGCTTCCGCGCGACCATCGTGCTCGCATTGTCTGGTCGTTTGTCAAAACGTTGGACCTAGAACCTCTGTATGAAAAGATCGTTGTCACCAAGAGCACCGTTGGCCGCAATAGTATTGCGCCGGAGATACTGGTTTCACTGTGGCTTCTGGCAACCTTGGATGGCATCGGCACAGCCCGAGAACTTGGTCGCCGATGCGAGACGGACATAGCCTATTTATGGACGCTCGGAAATGTCACGGTCAATTATCACACGTTGAGCGACTTTCGAGTGGAGAACGGAGCATTCTTGGAGAAGACGCTCGTTGACACGGTTGCCTCGTTGGTCGCCCAAGGTCTGGTGCCCCTGGAGACCATTGCCCAAGACGGAATGCGCGTTCGGGCTAGTGCAGGCAGTAGTTCGTTTCGCCGCAAGCCGACGCTTGAGTCATTGCAGCAGCAGGCTCAGGCTCACGTAGATAGATTGAAGAAAGAATCCGAGAACGAATCCGATCGTTCCGATGGAGACGCACGTCGCCAAGCGGCAGTCGAACGAGCATCGCGTGAGCGTCAAGAGCGATTAGATGAGGCTTTGCGACAGTTTGAGGAGCTTAGTAAGCAGCGCGAGTCTCGGAGAAAAGGTGACGGCGAAAAGACTCGCGTGAGCACTACGGACCCTGACGCCCGTAATATGAAGATGGCCAATGGTGGCTTCGATCCGGCCTTCAACGTCCAGTTCGCAACCGATGCTGACTCGCGAGTAATAGTCGCTGTCGATGTTATCAACTCGGGAACTGACAGTGGCCAAATGGCACCAATGCACGAGAAAGTGTGCTCAACTTACGACAAGACACCCAAGACGCAATTGGTCGATTCCGCTTACGCAACCAAGGGCGATGTTAAGACCGTGGAGTCTAAAGGGACCGAAGTCGTCTCCACGATCCCCCGTGGATCGGTATTGGAAAGCAAAGGCAAAGATCCTCACGCGCAGCAACCTGGCGAAAGCGACGAATACACAGCGTTTCGCGCGAGAATGGCCAAAGAGGAATACAAAGAGCTTTACAAGACGCGCCCGTCGGTTGCCGAATTTCCCAATGCGGACTGCCGCAATCGGAACCTTCGGCAATTCAAAGTTCGAGGACTGGTGAAGGTCAAAGCGGTAGCGCTATGGCATGCCGTGGCCTTTAACTTCACACGCATGGTAAACCTGGGGGCCTTGGCAAGCTAA
- a CDS encoding DUF3375 domain-containing protein: MSSTHFMTTMHRDALRTFFDASPTARLLRSDLAPLVIDFLNRTFKAGESISIGQTELRVMLATYQEELHEIEPEVMRGPPQRYATQWAENGWLSRFLEASSIEPQYQLTRYAEEAIRFVDSTLSKGNSLVGTESRLRLVIETLEDIVRGASADPNRRLEYLKLQRVAIDEEIAAIEAGKSVQVYRPSQIRERFQTAIDLLKALQSDFRAVEERFQSITRDVQQQQSTGDKTRGGILGFALDSEDLLKQQDEGISFFAFVAFLFSPTQQAALRKNIEEVQQLSALAEEHESLQHVRRMIPALLAEADKVMKTTARLSGTLRRLLDAQAAAHRVRLANVLRDIKQAALELRGQPPADGVLSLSADAGIASPLARTFWKPRATFDPQTPEEHVVDLSALRDAASALARLTRLDFRRLRRTIRDATYQGNSVRLATLLESTPVTGGVVELLGYLQIAHDDKHEIDSTLIDTICILETRHRDRSLRVRVPRVTFNPKAVTTRPGRRPK; encoded by the coding sequence ATGTCCTCAACTCACTTCATGACCACCATGCACCGAGACGCACTGCGGACGTTCTTCGATGCATCCCCGACTGCGCGCCTGCTGCGCTCAGACCTGGCTCCCCTGGTAATTGACTTTCTCAATCGCACTTTCAAGGCGGGCGAATCCATTTCGATCGGCCAGACCGAACTGCGAGTCATGCTAGCCACCTACCAAGAAGAGCTGCACGAGATTGAGCCCGAGGTAATGCGAGGCCCGCCGCAGCGCTATGCTACCCAGTGGGCCGAAAACGGCTGGCTCAGTCGTTTTCTGGAAGCCAGTTCGATTGAACCGCAGTATCAACTCACCCGTTATGCCGAAGAGGCAATTCGCTTTGTCGATTCGACACTCTCCAAAGGCAATAGCTTGGTGGGTACCGAGAGCCGCCTACGGCTGGTCATTGAGACGCTGGAGGACATCGTCCGCGGCGCCTCTGCCGATCCCAACCGCCGGCTGGAGTATCTGAAACTCCAACGCGTTGCGATCGATGAAGAGATTGCCGCAATCGAGGCGGGAAAATCGGTACAAGTCTACCGTCCCTCTCAGATACGCGAGCGTTTTCAAACGGCCATCGATCTCCTTAAAGCCTTGCAGAGTGACTTTCGAGCTGTGGAAGAGCGTTTTCAGTCGATTACCCGTGACGTGCAGCAACAGCAATCCACCGGCGATAAGACGCGGGGGGGAATTCTTGGTTTTGCCCTCGACTCCGAAGATCTACTCAAACAGCAGGATGAGGGAATCAGCTTCTTTGCCTTCGTCGCTTTCCTCTTTTCTCCAACCCAGCAAGCCGCCTTGCGGAAAAACATCGAAGAGGTGCAGCAGCTGTCGGCACTGGCAGAGGAGCACGAATCATTGCAGCACGTCCGCCGCATGATACCTGCCCTGTTGGCCGAAGCTGACAAAGTCATGAAAACCACCGCGAGGCTCTCGGGCACCCTGCGCCGCCTGCTCGACGCTCAAGCCGCCGCACATCGCGTGCGCCTCGCGAACGTACTGCGCGATATCAAACAGGCCGCTTTAGAATTGCGTGGCCAACCGCCAGCCGACGGCGTTCTATCCCTCTCAGCCGATGCGGGAATTGCTTCCCCGCTTGCCCGAACCTTTTGGAAACCCCGCGCCACCTTCGACCCACAGACCCCCGAGGAGCACGTCGTCGACCTGTCGGCGCTGCGCGACGCTGCCAGCGCGCTTGCTCGGCTAACTCGCCTCGACTTCCGTCGCTTGCGTCGCACGATTCGCGATGCGACCTACCAAGGCAACTCCGTTCGCTTGGCCACGCTGCTCGAATCCACCCCAGTCACCGGAGGTGTGGTGGAGCTGCTGGGCTATCTCCAAATTGCACATGATGACAAGCACGAAATCGATTCCACGCTGATCGATACCATCTGCATCCTAGAAACGCGTCACCGCGACCGATCTCTCCGCGTTCGCGTTCCCCGCGTTACCTTCAACCCCAAAGCGGTTACCACTCGACCTGGCCGGAGGCCCAAGTGA
- a CDS encoding DUF4194 domain-containing protein has protein sequence MNLPNNSSSDTDFLLSGREQAYPPPVEWSGVAVRLLQGVVYHDDSRNVWETLLANVSPLTEYFGKLGLLLVVDETDAMAYLRQPDDEEVPTEYDPVPRLFRRTPLTYETTLLCVLLRDELRQFEEEDVQNERCVISQLDLLAVWQAFFPEQNDAVKLNRTLTSALRKLEDLKFVRQFEKEPPSWEVRRIIKARLPLADLERLRHSLVAAAQTAAQTDTATEEDS, from the coding sequence GTGAATCTTCCCAACAACTCATCGTCTGACACCGATTTCCTGCTCTCGGGCCGAGAGCAAGCGTACCCACCGCCGGTCGAGTGGAGCGGAGTTGCAGTCCGCCTCTTGCAAGGTGTGGTCTACCACGATGACAGTCGAAATGTGTGGGAAACGTTGCTGGCCAACGTCTCTCCCTTGACCGAGTATTTTGGAAAACTCGGCTTACTGCTGGTGGTCGATGAAACCGATGCGATGGCCTACCTACGGCAACCGGATGATGAGGAGGTTCCTACAGAATACGATCCCGTACCACGCCTGTTCCGTCGCACCCCCCTGACCTACGAAACGACCCTGCTGTGTGTCTTGCTACGCGATGAATTGCGACAATTTGAAGAGGAGGATGTCCAGAACGAGCGGTGTGTGATTTCGCAGCTAGATTTATTGGCGGTGTGGCAAGCCTTCTTCCCTGAGCAAAACGATGCTGTCAAGCTAAATCGCACCCTAACTTCCGCACTTCGCAAGCTGGAAGACCTCAAATTCGTCCGACAGTTTGAGAAAGAGCCGCCCAGTTGGGAAGTCCGACGAATCATCAAAGCTCGCCTTCCGCTGGCCGATCTGGAACGCTTGCGACATAGCTTGGTCGCCGCTGCGCAGACCGCCGCTCAAACTGACACGGCGACCGAAGAAGACTCCTAA
- a CDS encoding ATP-binding protein: MVDVFDHADGETPPLPGYRLSKLEIYNWGTFDGAVYSVYPEGQTTLLVGENGSGKSTLVDALLTLLVRPQTRNYNVAAGAMKNERDERTYLRGAYDRTVGESGRPQIQYLRSGSGHYTALLACFSNAASNDSFTLCQILYLNADNSVEKVYAFCEGQRGIVQDLSHITSASAVAKHLKDRGYNTTSSYKQYLGWFQRKTSFRPKAMDIFNQTVAVKDVQRLDLFIRQHMLELKPWKNKVDRLLSHFNELSEAHRMLIRVRQQDELLSPISEAGVRYQARLDEVTAARKQLDACELYFAMESVALLEPLCDKWQQQLQFLADEITRLDELQDRCRNEIARLTVEIEHAGGDRLRQLPGLIEQAESISRVKLAARHRFEAQLRSAELQPQITSPDQFHKTRQLIHQRRNRLVEDRTQSRHMSSAIQFEIGSLTRQLSDDRNELEALQRRKNNLPESLIAMRDQICSDLRLAPSDLPFTAELVAVAPEEREWEASIEQVLYGFARSLLVAEEVYPRVSGYVDRTRLLDGRGQGQRLVYLKVGKRSESTRRTSSDETLVSKLLYRDDHPLTPWVRSEMRDRFDYLACETVERFQTTRGAAMTKNRHLRSGGWRHEKDDRARLGDRRNFVLGWDNRAKRLALSDSIRETEESLQQLHTRVAKLVATEDRTTAAIESLDQALQIDDFDIIDFEKHEFQASQLRLEMQRIEEADDQIQELKAHRKKLETEVVGYKSDRDRFIAQHTTRETELRNGQGLLNNARRTIEQTEINGRRALLEQEFETLSNQSPAPLSIENIATLPQTVAADLRDKHEKLRERLVPIAKEVTSAMTRFLKNFPDEQADLDADVAAISSFNALYARIASDDLPKHETRFKQRLNEKVLLEIGMLHGSLEGERQEIRNKIEQLNTALRLLEWKPGTYMRLEPSDVQDREIQDFRRELSACLNGTLDGTTEANEATFVRIEKLVAKLREEGNDRWRQKVVDVRNWFNFAARELVAETGEARSYYDGGTGQSGGEKGKLAFLVLVAAIAYQYDLDPNATHSNRLHFVMVDEMFSRSDDQHAEYALDLFERFGLQLLIVAPLDAKARVTEPYVGTYIHVVKDKQTHCSQLLSLTAEEFQEQALPEE; encoded by the coding sequence ATGGTAGACGTATTTGATCACGCTGATGGTGAAACTCCCCCGCTGCCAGGCTACCGCCTTTCGAAATTGGAAATCTACAACTGGGGAACCTTCGATGGAGCCGTCTATTCGGTCTATCCAGAGGGCCAAACCACACTGTTGGTTGGAGAGAACGGCTCCGGTAAATCAACCTTAGTCGACGCACTACTGACTTTGCTGGTCCGTCCACAGACACGCAACTACAACGTCGCCGCCGGCGCGATGAAGAACGAGAGGGATGAGCGAACCTACCTACGAGGTGCCTACGATCGGACGGTGGGAGAAAGCGGAAGACCTCAAATCCAGTACCTGCGCAGCGGTTCTGGACACTACACCGCCCTGCTCGCTTGCTTCTCTAACGCCGCCTCCAACGACTCTTTCACACTTTGCCAGATTCTCTACTTGAACGCCGACAACTCAGTCGAGAAAGTCTATGCGTTTTGTGAAGGGCAGCGCGGGATTGTGCAAGATCTGTCGCATATCACATCGGCCAGCGCGGTTGCCAAGCACCTGAAGGATCGTGGTTACAACACCACCTCCAGCTACAAGCAATACTTGGGTTGGTTCCAGCGCAAGACCAGCTTCCGTCCCAAGGCGATGGACATCTTCAATCAAACGGTGGCTGTCAAAGACGTCCAGCGACTCGACCTGTTCATCCGCCAGCACATGTTGGAATTGAAACCCTGGAAGAATAAGGTTGATCGCCTCCTCAGTCACTTTAACGAACTGAGCGAAGCTCACCGCATGCTAATTCGCGTGCGACAGCAAGACGAATTGCTCAGCCCCATTTCCGAAGCCGGAGTGCGTTATCAGGCACGGCTCGACGAGGTGACCGCCGCCCGCAAACAACTCGACGCCTGCGAATTGTATTTTGCAATGGAGTCGGTCGCCCTCCTCGAGCCACTGTGCGACAAATGGCAGCAACAATTGCAGTTCTTAGCCGACGAGATCACTCGTCTCGATGAACTCCAAGACCGCTGCCGCAACGAGATCGCGCGGTTGACGGTGGAAATCGAGCATGCCGGCGGCGACCGACTTCGGCAACTGCCGGGATTGATCGAGCAAGCCGAATCAATTTCACGCGTCAAGCTGGCTGCCCGTCATCGCTTCGAAGCTCAGCTCCGCTCCGCCGAACTCCAGCCGCAAATCACTTCACCAGACCAGTTCCACAAGACTCGGCAGTTGATCCATCAACGGCGTAATAGATTGGTTGAAGACCGAACTCAAAGCCGGCACATGAGCAGTGCAATACAGTTCGAAATCGGCTCGCTGACGAGGCAACTCTCCGACGATCGCAATGAGCTCGAGGCGCTGCAGCGCCGCAAGAACAACCTGCCGGAGTCGCTCATTGCCATGCGCGATCAGATTTGCAGCGACTTGCGCCTGGCGCCTTCGGATCTCCCGTTTACCGCAGAGCTGGTTGCAGTTGCCCCCGAGGAACGCGAATGGGAAGCCTCCATCGAACAGGTCCTGTACGGTTTCGCGCGTTCGCTGCTCGTGGCGGAGGAAGTCTACCCCAGAGTATCCGGTTACGTCGACCGCACGCGACTGCTGGACGGACGTGGTCAAGGGCAACGCTTGGTCTACTTGAAAGTGGGTAAACGGAGCGAATCGACTCGTCGCACAAGCAGCGACGAAACGCTCGTTAGCAAGCTACTCTACCGCGACGATCATCCGCTGACCCCTTGGGTCCGCAGCGAAATGCGAGATCGCTTTGACTATCTCGCCTGCGAAACCGTGGAGCGATTCCAAACCACTCGGGGTGCCGCCATGACCAAGAATCGCCACTTGCGATCTGGTGGCTGGCGCCACGAAAAGGACGACCGCGCCCGCTTGGGGGACCGTCGCAATTTTGTACTGGGGTGGGATAACCGCGCCAAGCGACTCGCCCTCTCCGATTCAATTCGTGAGACAGAGGAAAGCTTGCAACAGCTCCACACCCGCGTGGCCAAACTGGTGGCCACGGAAGACCGCACCACCGCCGCCATTGAATCGCTCGACCAAGCCCTGCAAATTGACGACTTCGACATCATCGATTTTGAAAAACATGAATTCCAGGCGTCCCAGTTGCGACTCGAAATGCAACGCATCGAAGAGGCCGATGATCAGATCCAAGAACTCAAGGCGCATCGCAAGAAGTTAGAAACGGAAGTGGTGGGTTACAAATCCGATCGTGATCGTTTTATCGCGCAGCATACCACCCGCGAAACAGAACTGCGCAATGGCCAAGGCTTACTCAACAATGCACGCCGCACCATTGAACAAACCGAGATCAACGGACGGCGTGCCCTACTCGAACAAGAGTTCGAGACGTTGTCCAACCAGTCGCCCGCCCCCCTGTCCATCGAAAACATCGCCACCCTGCCACAAACAGTCGCCGCCGACTTGCGGGACAAGCATGAAAAACTGCGTGAAAGACTGGTTCCTATTGCCAAAGAGGTGACCAGTGCCATGACGCGTTTCCTCAAGAATTTTCCTGATGAGCAAGCCGATTTGGACGCCGATGTCGCCGCCATCTCCAGCTTCAATGCCCTGTACGCGAGAATTGCCAGTGACGATCTCCCCAAGCATGAGACCCGATTCAAGCAGCGATTGAATGAAAAGGTGCTCTTGGAAATTGGGATGCTCCACGGCAGCCTTGAAGGGGAACGTCAGGAAATTCGCAACAAGATCGAACAACTCAATACCGCCCTGCGACTCTTGGAATGGAAGCCTGGGACCTACATGCGTCTGGAACCCAGCGATGTCCAGGATCGAGAGATTCAAGATTTTCGGCGCGAGTTGTCAGCCTGCTTGAACGGAACCCTCGATGGGACGACCGAAGCCAACGAAGCGACTTTTGTGCGCATCGAAAAACTGGTTGCTAAGCTGCGCGAGGAAGGCAACGATCGCTGGCGACAAAAGGTTGTTGACGTTCGCAATTGGTTCAACTTTGCCGCCCGAGAACTGGTGGCAGAAACGGGCGAGGCGCGGAGCTACTATGATGGCGGCACTGGACAATCAGGCGGTGAAAAAGGGAAGCTCGCCTTCCTCGTCTTAGTAGCAGCCATTGCCTATCAATACGATTTGGATCCGAACGCTACACACAGCAACCGCCTGCATTTTGTAATGGTTGATGAAATGTTTTCCCGCAGTGATGACCAACACGCGGAATACGCCCTGGATCTGTTTGAACGATTCGGGCTGCAACTGCTAATCGTGGCCCCCTTGGATGCCAAAGCTCGCGTGACGGAACCCTACGTTGGCACCTACATCCACGTCGTGAAAGACAAACAAACCCATTGCAGCCAACTCCTCTCTTTAACCGCCGAAGAGTTTCAGGAACAGGCTCTGCCCGAAGAGTAG